Within Chloracidobacterium sp., the genomic segment TCGCGGTGAGTGGAGTGCCGTCGTCCATTGAATTGATCTCGATACCATCTGCGATCCACTGATCGAGGCGACCAAGAACGTCATCGCCCGTGATCACGCCGATCTTCACTTTGCCGGTAAGCCCAAGTCCGCGGGCGACTTCGCAGATGGCTGCAGCACAGCCCTCGACGTTCACGCCGCCGGCATTCGATAGGACTTTGATGTTCTTTTCAACGCAATCCGGCAAGATCTCCTGCATCAGCGTCACAAAATCGCGAGCGAAACCCGCCTTGGGATCGCGCAGCTTCTGCTTTTGGACGATCGACATCGTAACCTCGGCCAGATAGTCGAGCATCAAGTAATCGATCGGCCCATTTCGCACCTGATCGACCGGAGCGGTCAACAGATCGCCCCAAAATCCCTGTCCACCGGCAACTCGTACAATTTCCTTCATATCTAACAATTAGAAAACAAAATAGAAAGACGGTCAACAAGTCCATCCGAAAATGAACAGGTTGACCGCCGATAATCGAACCGCGCCGTCATTCAGGCGGCGAGTTGCTATTAATAGACCACTCGCTTTGTGACGCGATATCCCTTTTTGACTCCGCGCTTTGATTTGTGAAAGACGTATTTGGTTCCGCGTTTAGTTTTGTGTGCGACCCATTTACCGCCTTTCCAAGTCTTTACGGTGACCCATTTACCACCGCGATATACGCGGCGCGTGATGCCGACCTTCTTTTTACGTTTTACCGTAACGACTTGAGCCTGCGCTGAAAACGGGCTATTTGACGATACCGCGTCACCTATAAACACAATCCCCAAAATCATCATCGCCGCAAATATCGCAGCACCTAGCTTATTTTTCATTAATGTACTCCCTTTGACCCAAATTAATGGTGATTTGTAAAAACGAACGTTTAGGGCTCTAGCCCTCCGTTCTGACATTCTCGTTAATAAACTTAACGATATCTTCGGTAGAAGTGCCGGGCAAGAATACTTCGGAAACTCCCATTTCCTTCAAAGTCACAATATCCTCATTCGGAACGATCCCGCCCACAAGTACCAGTGTGTCGTCCATTCCACCGGCCCGCAAAAGGTTGACGATCCGCGGGCAAAGCGTATTATGGGCACCACTCAAGATCGAAATGCCGACGGCATCGACGTCTTCCTGAATCGCCGCTGTCGCTATCATCTCAGGCGTTTGCCTAAGTCCGGTATAGATGACCTCCATTCCCGCATCACGCAGAGCCCTGGCGATGACCTTCGCTCCACGATCGTGGCCATCAAGGCCCGGTTTGGCGACCAATACTCTGATCTTTCTTTCCGACATAAGTTACTAATAAGATATCAACGAGCGATTCGACTGAGCAAACCGCCTGATTTAATAAATGGTTTTAGCTGGGCCCAAGTGAACATAAATTCGCCGTTAGGTTCCAGTGCCTTTGCAACGTGGGCAAAGCCGTAATTGTGATGAAATGTCACTCCTCGATCGCTGATCGAAAACTCATTGAGACTGACTTTGTTGTATTGCTCCGAGTCTCTGAACATATCATCTAGTGGAGCGTCCGCATTCTCCGGATCCTTTTTGAGATCACTAATAGCCTGTGCGACTTCCTGGTCTTTGGCTTTTATTACCATTTTGAGCAGGGCAATAGCGTTCGTAAATGCCGCGGCGGGGGTCACTCTTTTTCCGGTTTTGGTGTCGATGACCACAAATCTTCTCGAACTGTCCGGATATGCAGCGCTCCCCTCCATGAACAACGAGATACTCAAAATTCCATTTTTGTTGTATCCAATTTCATAATCGGCGACCTCGAGCCATTGATACTCACCCATTTCCTCCGAGAGTTTCATATCAAAAACTTTCTCATAGCTGATCGCGGCCTCGATCAATTTTGAAATTGATGGTGTGGAGGCTTTCACTTTTGGATAGTTGACGACAAAAGTATGTTTGTACTCGCTGTTCGGTTTTGGGCGTTTGTACGTCACGGCCTTTTTCGTGATGACCACGCTCTGGGCCGATGAAAAGATCGTCAAGGCGAGTATGCAAATACAAACAAGGATTATTTTACGTTTCATAGAGTTGCGGTTGGCTCATATCCGGAGAGGCAAATATACATCTAAGCTTTGCGGCGATTCCGCGCCTTTCCTTCATAGTTCTAAACATTTCAAACCAACCGTGCGTGTTGATCCATAAAGCGTTATAACTTCCAAGCTGTTTAGTTATTCCATATGTTGGCTGCTCCTCTTCGCCGACAAAGGAACCGAAGAGGCGATCCCAGACGATCAGCACGCCGCCGTAATTCTTGTCAAGGTATTGCGGTTTGACGCCGTGGTGGACTCGATGATGCGAGGGCGTGTTAAGAACCTTCTCAAACCATCCTAATCGGTCGATAAAACGTGTGTGGATCCAAAATTGATAGATCAGATTAAAGCCGTGCATCGTGGCAAACATCCAAGGTGCAAAGCCGAGAAGCATTAACGGAGCGTAAAAGACCCAATGCAGCATCCCGCTAAACCAACTTTGCCTAACGGCGACGCTCAGATTGTAGTGTTGGCTCGAGTGATGGACTACGTGAAAATTCCAAAACAATCTTGATTCGTGACTTACGCGGTGAAAGACGTAATATGCCAGGTCATCAACGAAAAACAGAGCTACCCAACTCCACCAAGCATCGGCCGGGAATTTATATGGAGCGAGTTCATAGGCATATATGTATATAAATCCTGTCGCAAGCCCGAATATCGCGCCGAAAACAACGCTCATAAAGCCGAGGAAGATGTTCGTCCAGGTATCTCTGCGGTCCCGAAACTCATCGGACCCGTGTCGACTGGCGTACCACGCTTCGATGGCGATCAGAATCGCGAAAAACGGTATGGCAATTACGGTTGGCCTCAGCATCAAATTAATCTTACTCTACGGTCTGGATCTGCATTACGCAATCGCACCTTCGATTGCTACCGGGTACCAAATGTCGTGAGTCGCGAAATACGTATTTCCGATCAAACGTTACTAAATTTTATCCAACGCTGCATTTATAGTAGCATCATAGCTTAAAGAAGATTGTGCGATCTCTATGCATATCATTTGAATTAACGCTAACGACGTTAGTCTCCGGTAACTTATGATAAAAAAGGTTCTGAAGTTAATCTTAATTGTACTGGTGGCGGGATTGATAGTTATTCAGTTCTTTCAGATCAGTAAGATAAACCCGCCAACGGTCGAGGGCGAAACTATCTATTCAGCGGTTGCGGTACAGAGCGACGTCAGGGCAGTACTTGAGCGTTCCTGTGCCGATTGCCACTCGCATTCGACCAAGTATCCGTGGTATGCCAATATTCAGCCAAGCGGGTGGTTTCTGAAGGATCATATCGACGAAGGCCGACAGAAGATAAACTTCAGCACGTTTGCGACTTACACGCTGAAAAAGCAGGCACATAAGCTCGAAGAGGTCTGTGAGCAGATCGAGAAAAAGGAGATGCCGCTACCATCATTTTTATGGATCCACGGTGAAGCGGCGCTGTCAGAAGCTGAGGGCAAGTTGCTATGCGACTGGTCAAAGGCCGAAAAGGCGAAGTTGGATGAACGGATCGCGGCACTTCCGCCGGCATAGGTTTAAGTAATGTCGACGTTGACTATAGTACATTATCCCGAGCAGGTGCTCCTGACGATGGGAGATGCGGTTCGCCCGGACGAATTTGGCCCTGACCTCGAAAAGCTTGTCTCCGATATGTTCGAGACAATGGACGAGGCGGGTGGTGTCGGATTGGCAGCACCTCAGGTGGGAGTCTCCAAGCGGTTATTCGTAATGGACACGCCAATGCCGGACGGTTCACGGGTAAAGCACGCGCTGATCAATCCCGAGATCATTCGCGTTGAGGGCGAACAGTTGGGTGACGAGGGTTGTTTGTCGTTTCCCGGGCTTTATCAGGTGGTTCGCCGCGAAATGCGGGTGATCGCACGAGCCTCGGATGTCCGCGGAGAGCAATTCGAGGTCGATGTTACAGATCTCGCGGCACGCTGCGTTCTGCACGAGACCGATCATTGTGACGGGATCGTATTCTTAGATCGGATGACCGCATTGAAACGAGAACTCGCAAAGCGTAGAATAAAGAGATTACAGAAATCAGGCGATTGGAAATAGGATGGCTATCGAAGATACAAAACTGACCACCGAGGTCGGTTCGATACGCGAACTCAATCTTTACCTTCAGAAAGGTTGGGTTCTAATACTTAGTTACGTTAAGCACTCGAGCGACTCTCAGCAGCCGCGATTTGTGCTTAGTTGGCAAAACGAAGAGAAGCCGGTGCGGCCCGAACTGCTCGACGAGTGGGAACTGCACGAGATCGACCGTCAGAAATATAGATAGATCATACAAAGATTATGCAGACACAACGAAGCTTAGACGAATTTAGAAACGAGCCGTTTACCGATTATAGCGATCCGGTGAATGCGGAATTGATGAACGCGGCGATCGACAAGGTCCGAAGCGAACTTGGGCGTGAATACCCGATCGTTATCAACGGCGAAAAGATCACGCTTGATCATAAGTTCAACAGCTATGACCCGGCACGGAAAGCGGAGGTCGTCGGGATATTTCCCGAGGGTGACACCGATACGACTTTAGTCCAAAAGGCGATCGACGCGGCATCAGAAGCCTTTTTGTCGTGGCGAAATGTGCCCGCCGCCGAGCGCGCGGAATATTTGTTCAAGACCGCAGATCTTATGCGTCAGCGTAAGCACGAACTGTCAGCCTGGATGGTCTTTGAGGTGTCCAAGACGTGGGCCGAGGCTGACGGCGATACGGCCGAAGCAATTGATTTCTGTGAGTTTTACGGCCGCGAGATGTTGCGATGGTCGGAAGAGCAACCAGTGACGCCGCACGCCGGCGAAAAAAATGAATTTGGCTACATTCCGCTCGGCGTAGGCGCGATCATCCCGCCGTGGAATTTCCCGCTTGCGATAATGGCCGGCATGACAATGGCAGCGGTTGTGGCAGGAAATACGGTCGTGCTAAAACCGTCTTCCGATTCGCCAACGATCGCCGCAAAATTTGTTGAGATCTTGGACGACGTCGGATTGCCGAAGGGCGTAGTAAATTTCATCAGCGGCAGTGCCAAAACAGGCGAGGCGATGGTTACCCATCCAAAGACACGCTTTATCTCATTTACAGGTTCGAAGGGCGTTGGCTTGCATATTAACGAAGAGGCGGCCAAGACCCGACCTGGACAGATATGGATCAAACGTGTTGTCGCGGAAATGGGCGGAAAGGATGCGATCGTGGTTGCAGACGATGCGGCTGATCTCGACGCAGTTGCGGCAGGAGTCGTTTCTGCTGCATTTGGGTTTCAGGGCCAAAAATGTTCGGCTTGTTCGCGTCTGATCGTTGACGAAAAGGTGCATGATGAGTTGCTCGAAAAGATCGTCGCATTGACAGCAAACCTAAAGGTCGGATTGCCAACCGCCGGCGACACTAATGTTGCGGCAGTTATCAACAAGCGTTCATTTGACGGCACAATGGGCTACATTAAAAGGGGCGTCGAGGACGGCGGACGGATCGTTGCCGGCGGCCGCGGTGACGACTCGAACGGATTCTATATACAACCGACGGTCGTCGCTGATGTCCTCCCTGGAGCGACGATAGAGCAAGAAGAGATATTTGCCCCTGTGCTCGCGGTGATCAAGGCACGCGATTTCGATCACGCGATCGAGATCGCTAATGATACCGAATTTGGCCTCACCGGAGCGGTCTATACCGCATCAGAGGAGCGGCTTGAACAGGCCAAGCGTGATTTTCACGTCGGAAATCTTTACCTCAACCGCAAATGTACGGGAGCTTTGGTAGGAGTTCACCCATTCGGTGGTTTTAATATGAGCGGAACGGACTCTAAGGCCGGCGGCCGTGAATATTTGTTGCAGTTTATGCAGGGTAAATCGATCGCTCGCAAAATATAGTCAGCATACTTTTTAGTCCAAACAGTCAAACTATGAAAATATTTCGATCAATATTGCTTGTCGCTATGGTGATCATCGCCATAGGGATCTCGGCAACGGCGTATGCCCAAAGAGCGAAGCCCGCCGTAAAGCCGGTCAAGTCGCTGATATTCGCTGTGTTGGATGACGGCAAGTCAGCCGAACCAATCGCCTATGTTAGCAAGGGCAAACTCGAGGCACCGGTTAGCGGTGGCGACGAGAGCGGGATAATTGCGGCTTTCAACAAGACATACTACAAGCCCGGCACCGTATACCATTTGATCTTTGGCGGTGCTAATGCAGGCTCGGTCAAGATCAAATCGTCGGATGCCTCGGCGGAATGTGCACCAAATATGGCAACGATCACTACGACCCCAGCCAGTGCAAAGCTTGGCGGAATGGTGATGGCCTTGGGGACCAACGCGCCGGTCGTTAACAAGGGTGCAAGCTTTCGGCGTAAGCCGACACCTGCCGAGCGCACCGAATTCGAGGCTCTTGTCCGGTCTGTTTATTCGAAAAATAAATTGACCGCCAAGGTACTTAAGTCTCAAAATCTCACGGCACTGGATGTCAATAACGATGGCAAGGCTGAATTGGTAGGTTCCTACTGGATCGATATCGATAAGTTGACGCGGGCCATCGTTTTTATGATCGCGGAAAAGGGTTCGAACGGAAAATACGTGATCGGCCATAGCGATTATCGATCGATCGCGCAAAAGGAAACGATGAACGGCGACATAAAGTCGGTCGATTCGGGCGTCTATCACGAGGTTTTGTTAGATGTTTTCGACTATGACGGTGACGGCGTTGGTGAGATCTTTACCTACGTTCAGTCGTTCGAAGGCTCTGGGTTTACGGCATACAAGCGGGAGGGCGGTAAATGGGTCAATGCCTATGAATTCTCCAATTATCACTGCGGATTCTAAAAGTGATCGCCGGTTAAATTGTCGCGTTTGAAATCCAGGTGTTAAGTTCAGTGTCGAACTTAACACCTTTTTATGTCCACAAATATGAAAATACTGCGTAATTCAAGACTAACTGCCGCTGTAATTTTGTTTGCTCTAGTATCGACAGGTATCGGACAGTCCGTCCAACCATTGTTTCCGACAAAGCGCCCAGAGTCCGCCGAGACGTGGAGACGTGATGGATGGGCCGCCGTCGCTCAAGCAAAGGCGGTCAAGACGCGGACGGGAAAGGCTAAAAACGTAATTCTCTTCATCGGTGATGGAATGGGCGTCTCGACGCTTACCGCATCGCGGATCTTCGAGGGCCAACAGCGTGGTGAAAGCGGCGAAGAAAACCGTTTGAGCTTCGAGAACTTTCCGTTTTCGGCGTTGTCTAAGACGTACGGGACCAATCAGCAAACGTCAGATTCGGCTCCGACGATGAGTGCGATCATTACGGGCGTTAAGACCGATGAAGGGGTTCTATCCGTCAACCAAAATATCGTTCACGCGGATCACACCACTGTTAAGGGCAACGAAGCCAAAACCCTGCTCGAATATGCGGAAGAGAGCGGACGCTCAACGGGTGTCGTGTCCACCGCCCGCGTTACGCACGCGACTCCCGGAGCGTGTTTTGCCCATACAGCGGATCGTGATTGGGAATCTGACAGTGATATTTACAGTCGTAATCGAAAAGCGTATGATGCGGGCTTTCCGGATATTGCCCGCCAACTGCTCGATTTTTCCTATGGTGATGGCATCGATGTCGTATTTGGCGGTGGGCGTTCTAAATTTTTGGCACAAACTATTGCGGACCCGGAATATCCGGGTCGAACCGGCGATCGCCGCGATGGCCGCGATCTGACAAAGGAGTGGCAGGCAAAGTACAAAGGTTCCAGTTTTATCTGGAATGAGGAACAGTTCAAATCCCTTGATACTCGCTCTGCAAAGCACGTTTTGGCCCTGTTTGAGCCTTCGTATATGCAGTTTGAGAATGATCGGTCGAAGGATGGGGCGGGTGAACCGTCTTTGACTGAGATGACTACAAAGGCGATCGACATTTTGTCCAACAATAAGAAGGGCTACTTCCTGATGGTTGAAGGCGGACGGATCGACCACGGTCATCATAACGGCAACGCATATCGTGCACTCAGTGACACCGTTGCACTTTCGGATGCCGTTAGAGCCGCTGTCGCAAAGGTCAATTTGGACGAGACACTGATCGTGGTGACCGCCGATCACAGCCACACCCTCGTCATTCAAGGCTATCCGGCTCGAGGCAACAATATTCTAGGGTTGGTCCGGCAGATTGCAAATGATGGCCAACCTGAACCTCGTTACAAACTTGATTCGCTTGGGATGCCCTTTACGACATTGAGTTATGCCAACGGCCGCGGCTATTTTGGAGCGACGGCCAAACAAGCCGAAGGGCCAAAGAAGTGCTGCGGAGATTCAACCAAATTTTCGCCTTTGACCGGTGGCCGGCCCGACCTATCTCTATTTAACACACTAGATCCAGATTATATGCAGGAGGCCGGGATACCGCTTTCCGGTGAGACGCACGGCGGAGAAGACGTGGCGATATTTGCGACTGGCGTTAATGCCCATTTGATCCGCGGTTCGATGGAAGAGAACTGGACATTTTATGTTATGGCTGACGCGATGAGGCTAGCGCGAAAATGAGAGTCGTATTTATGGGGACGCCGCAAGCGGCAGTAACCGCGCTCGCCGCCACCATTGAAAACGGTCACGAGGTGGTTGCCGTTTACACGCAACCCGACCGCCCATCCGGGCGCGGAAACAAGATATCGTTTCCACCGGTAAAGGAGTATGCACTCGAACTCGGCCTCCTGGTAAAACAACCGGTGAAGCTCAAGACGCCCGAAGCATTTGACGAGTTTCGGTCACTCAATGCGGATGTCGCCGTTGTCGTCGCATACGGTCGAATATTGCCGACGCCATTTCTAACAGCCTTTCCACTCGGTGCGATCAATGTTCATTTCTCGTTGCTGCCAAAATATCGGGGAGCGGCCCCGGTCAACTGGGCGATCGTGAATGGTGAGACCGAAACCGGTGTGACGACGATGCAGATGGATTCCGGTCTCGACACGGGTGATATTTTAATGCAGAGGTCGACCGCGATCGGTGCTGAGGAAACCTCGATCGAACTGATGGGTCGACTTGCGGATATTGGTGCCGAAATTTTGTTAGAGACTCTTCGAGAAATAGGATCAATTACTCCGGTCGAGCAAGACGACAGCCGGTCCACCCAGGCTCCGATAATGCGAAAGTCAGACGGACTCATTGTGTGGACGATGCCGTCGGATGCGATCGCCGCTCGCGTACGTGGATTCCAGCCGTTTCCTTCGTCATTTACGTACTTGAATGGGCTGAAATTGACGATAAGGCGTGCCGGATCTCGAGTTGGGTATAACGGCGAACCGGGCGTTGTGCTGGTCGCCGCGGGAGATGAATTGGTCATTGGATGCGGCGATGGAACTGCACTTTTGATCCGCGAATTACAGCTTGAAGGCAAGCGTCCGGTTGCTGTCCGAGACTTTCTGAACGGCTCAAAACTGAAGGCCGGTGATCGGTTGGGCTAAGCGTGTCTATGGATCACAAATACCAAATAATCACATTCTACGAATTCAAAAGCCTGGCCGACGTGGCTGAGCTTACGGAAATTCGCGATGAACTGCGAGATGTGATGGGTGAATGTGGCGTTTTCGGAACGATAATTCTTGCCGAAGAGGGCTTTAACTCGACGGTTTGTGGTAGCCGCGGATCGATCGCCAAATTTACAACACGAGCGGAAGCGATACTTCAAACAACACTGAAGGTGAAGTCGTCGTTTCACGACGCGATCCCTTTTAGAAAGATCGACGTTAAGATCAAACCGGAGATCGTAACCCTCAAACAACCCGTGGACTTTGCTCTCGGTGTCGGAACTCGCGTTTCGCCTGATGAGTGGAACTCGATCATAACTGATGGCGAAACGCTCGTCCTGGATACGAGAAATGACTATGAGTATCGCAACGGTACATTTCGTGGAGCTATCAATCCGCACACGGAAAAGTTCAGCGACCTGCCCGAGTTTGTGGCTAAGCATCTTGATCCCGTCAAACATAAGAGCATTGCAATGTTTTGTACCGGAGGTATCCGTTGCGAAAAATTTGCACCGTATATGAAACAGATCGGTTTTGAGAATATATACCAGCTCGAAGGCGGGATCCTTAAGTACATTGAGGACGTGAGTCCCGACGAGAGTCTTTGGGAGGGCGAGTGCTTCGTCTTTGACGAACGTCGAACGGTGGATGAACAGCTTAAAATGGGCAACGAGCCTGACCTTTCACAGATACCGCCGGGAGAGCGGAAATGATTGTAGCTGTCTTGTGACCAAATGGCGATATCACCTTCCAGAATTGCGGCTTACGACTGCCTCTTTGCGATCGATAGCGGGACGGCATTTTCTGCTGATGCACTAGCCTCGGTAGAGCCCGGACTAAGCGAAAAAGATCGCGGGCTTTGTCACGAGTTAGTTCTCGGTTCGCTTCGGCGGCAAATCTATCTCGACCGACTAATGGCCAAATTTGCGGGAGCGAAAAAGTTGGATCGAGCAGTTAGGGTAGCTCTTCGTCTCGGTGCATATCAGCTATTGTTCCTTGACCGTGTTCCGGCATTTTCGGCTATAAATGAGAGTGTAGAGCTAGTCCGCAAAGCGAAGAAAGCATCGGCGACTGGATTTGTAAACGCCATACTACGCCGTATCACCCGCGAAAGCATTGAGATAGCCTTTGCTGACGAGATCGATAGGGTATCAGTCGAAACGTCGCATCCCCGTTGGTTGCTCGAACGCTGGGTAAATGAATTAGGACAAGACCGAGCGTTCAGTCTAGCCGCGGCGAATAATGCCGAACCGCCACTAGCGTTCCGACGGACCGCCCGATCAAGCGGCGTTGAGCTTGAGGATGTTGGGCGACCATCGAGACACGTTGGCGGTTGCCGGATGGGAACAGGGATTAGCGGTCAGTTGTTGGAATTAGAACGAGCGGGCGAGATCTATTTCCAGGATGAAGCATCGCAACTGGTCGCTTCCGCGGTCAGGGCATCGGACGGTGAGTCGATCATAGATATTTGTGCCGCACCCGGGAGCAAGACCGGTACTCTGCCGGTGTCAAGCGATCGTCTCGTCGTCGCGGGAGATGTCTCGTGGCCGAGGTTGGTAACATTAAGGTCGAATCTGGAGCATCAGGGTGTTGTCGATATTACACTATGCCAATACGACGCAGAGGTCGAACTGCCATTTGCCGACTCAACATTCGATGTGGTCATTGTCGATGCGCCGTGCAGTGGCACCGGTACGATCAGGCATAATCCGGAAATTCGATACAAATTGAACGAGGCGGATTTTTTGAGACATTCTTCGAAACAACTCAAGATAGCTCTTAATGCATCAAAAATATTGAAAAAAGGCGGACGACTTATCTATTCCACGTGCTCCATTGAGAGGGGCGAGAATGAAGATGTTATCGATAGGCTATTGCGGTTGCGGCCCGAACTCGGAGTTACGCGTCCTACTGTAGATGATCGGTTTGTAACGAGTGAGGGGTTTGCCCGGACATTTCCGGATCGAGATGATATGGATGGCTTTTTTATCGCACAACTGACGAGGACGCCCTAGGATTCGTATTTGCTTGTGCGGTTCGTTGTTTCGCCCAAAAGTGCTACAATTTGGGTTTGATTTTTTGGGCTATTTAATTGGATCTTTATGCGCGGAATCTCGGCAATTGGAAAACTCATCGCACTTGCCATTTTGGTCTGTGTATTCTTTGGTGGAATGGCAGGTGTCATCTACTTTTCGTTGCAGGGCGTTGAGATCAAAGTCCCTGAACTGACGGGTAAGAACTTTACCGAAAGCGAACACGAACTCGCGTCTTTGGGGCTAAAGATCAAGAAACGTGCCGATCGCGTAACCGCTGATCCGCCAAATACTGTTATCGAACAGCTTCCTAGACCCGGTGAAACGGTGAAGACCGGCCAGTGGATTCTGGTAGTTACGAGTAAACCGCCAATTGATGGTGACGAAGTTCCTCAGTCCCTGAAAAAGACGGACGAGGACGATACGGAAAAAATCGAAGAAATGATCACCGAAAAGCCCAAAAAGCCGAAAGCCAATAGTAATACGAATCGGAAAAAGGCTGAAACCACCCGCGACGTTGCAAGTAACGTAGCCGGAACCAATTCAAACTCCGATTCTGTGGAAGGTAATTCAAATAAAAAGGAAGGCGGCACCACGACAACGCCGGGCGATAAGAACAACAAAAACGCATCGACACCGAATGGACGACCTGGTTCCGGGTCAAACACCTCGAAACCGTCAGATTCGCGGCCGAAGAACCCCAATCGTCCGAATCGCTGATCGATCACCTTTTTTGACATATTGATATCGGATTTAACCGGACCGAATGTTTGAGATAGCACCTTCAATACTTTCAGCAGATTTCACCAGGCTTGGCGAGCAGATCCGTGAGGTCGCCGCCGGTGGTGCCAGCATTTTACACGTCGACGTGATGGACGGTCATTTCGTCCCTAATATCACGATCGGTTTGCCGGTGGTCAGATCGATCCGTGCAATGACGGAACTGACGATCGACACGCATCTGATGATCGAACAGCCCGGACGTTATGCCGCGGAATTTGCAAAGGCCGGTGCCAATATGGTCTCCGTGCACGTCGAGGCCGATCCGAATTTGCATCGAACGCTTTCGTCGATACGAGATGAAGGCGCGAAGGCGGGCATTGCCATCAACCCTGCGACGCCGCTGACGGCTATCGAAGAGGCGATCCAGCACGCGGATTTTGTTCTGGTGATGTCGGTCAATCCGGGTTTTGGCGGGCAACGATTCATTCCGGCGGTGCTGGACAAATTAAAACGGCTTCGCCAACTTATCGATGATCGCGGGTTGCCCGTTAACATCGAGATCGACGGTGGTGTGGATGCTAACAATGTTGCGGAAATATCTCGCTCCGGAGCGGAGATATTAGTCGCCGGCTCAGCAGTTTATGGCACCAATGACCCGGCGGCGGCCGTGAGGGAACTCATCGATAAAGGAACTCGCTGGGTATAAAGCTCGGCGGATCGAAAATAAAGTTTTGAGGAATTATGGTAAGAATCAGTATTAGGGTTTTTGTTCTTTCACTTTTGGCGACTGCATTGTTTTCCGCGTCGGCGATGGCACAGTCCAAGCCGCTTGACGGCAGTGAAATACAGCGTCTGGATGTAATGAGGGACAAACTTGACCGAATGAAG encodes:
- a CDS encoding methyltransferase domain-containing protein yields the protein MAISPSRIAAYDCLFAIDSGTAFSADALASVEPGLSEKDRGLCHELVLGSLRRQIYLDRLMAKFAGAKKLDRAVRVALRLGAYQLLFLDRVPAFSAINESVELVRKAKKASATGFVNAILRRITRESIEIAFADEIDRVSVETSHPRWLLERWVNELGQDRAFSLAAANNAEPPLAFRRTARSSGVELEDVGRPSRHVGGCRMGTGISGQLLELERAGEIYFQDEASQLVASAVRASDGESIIDICAAPGSKTGTLPVSSDRLVVAGDVSWPRLVTLRSNLEHQGVVDITLCQYDAEVELPFADSTFDVVIVDAPCSGTGTIRHNPEIRYKLNEADFLRHSSKQLKIALNASKILKKGGRLIYSTCSIERGENEDVIDRLLRLRPELGVTRPTVDDRFVTSEGFARTFPDRDDMDGFFIAQLTRTP
- a CDS encoding PASTA domain-containing protein, whose product is MRGISAIGKLIALAILVCVFFGGMAGVIYFSLQGVEIKVPELTGKNFTESEHELASLGLKIKKRADRVTADPPNTVIEQLPRPGETVKTGQWILVVTSKPPIDGDEVPQSLKKTDEDDTEKIEEMITEKPKKPKANSNTNRKKAETTRDVASNVAGTNSNSDSVEGNSNKKEGGTTTTPGDKNNKNASTPNGRPGSGSNTSKPSDSRPKNPNRPNR
- a CDS encoding ribulose-phosphate 3-epimerase — translated: MFEIAPSILSADFTRLGEQIREVAAGGASILHVDVMDGHFVPNITIGLPVVRSIRAMTELTIDTHLMIEQPGRYAAEFAKAGANMVSVHVEADPNLHRTLSSIRDEGAKAGIAINPATPLTAIEEAIQHADFVLVMSVNPGFGGQRFIPAVLDKLKRLRQLIDDRGLPVNIEIDGGVDANNVAEISRSGAEILVAGSAVYGTNDPAAAVRELIDKGTRWV